The Puntigrus tetrazona isolate hp1 chromosome 19, ASM1883169v1, whole genome shotgun sequence genome has a segment encoding these proteins:
- the scamp3 gene encoding secretory carrier-associated membrane protein 3, with the protein MSKYTTFADAADDHNPFQDPSVTQHSSNSGYATLDLYNPFDNNATAPPPPYEATCPSAPPAQTPPSRTTPTEPRNYGSYGTQSAVNATTADLLRKQEELERKAKELERRERELTAHALGSGATRQNNWPPLPSFCPVGPCFYQDINVEISQSFQRIVTTMYYYWMFTACTLFFNLISCLAMFCVDPNNGVGFGLAILWFLLFTPCSFVCWYRPVYKAFRSDSSFNFFAFFFIFFTQLVLYVMMTIGIPSWGFSGWIVSLAALSTNKAVGVIMMINAVLFTAQAAMGVVLLKRVHSMYRQTEASFEKAQAEFATGVLSNQAVRQAATNATVSAAQGAFTAPR; encoded by the exons atgtcaaaatacacCACTTTTGCTGATGCAGCTGATGATCATAATCCGTTTCAG GATCCGTCAGTGACTCAGCACAGCAGCAACTCTGGCTATGCCACGCTGGACCTCTACAACCCATTTGACAACAACGCAACAGCG CCCCCGCCTCCGTACGAAGCCACGTGTCCTTCTGCGCCTCCTGCCCAAACGCCTCCCAGCAGGACCACACCCACCGAACCCAGGAATTATGGATCCTATGGAACACAG TCTGCAGTGAATGCCACCACGGCAGATCTTTTGAGGAAGCAGGAGGAGCTAGAGagaaaagcaaaagagctggagagaagagagagagagctgactGCACATGCGCTTGGCTCTGGAGCCA CTCGTCAGAATAATTGGCCTCCATTGCCCTCCTTCTGCCCGGTGGGACCTTGCTTCTATCAGGACATTAATGTGGAGATTAGCCAAAGCTTCCAGCGCATTGTCACCACCATGTACTACTACTGGATGT TCACAGCATGCACTTTGTTCTTTAATCTCATCTCCTGTTTGGCTATGTTCTGTGTGGATCCCAATAATGGAGTTGGTTTCGGCCTTGCCATACTCTGGTTTCTCCTCTTCACCCCCTGCTCCTTTGTTTGTTGGTACAGGCCTGTGTACAAAGCCTTCAG GAGTGACAGTTCCTTcaacttttttgcatttttctttatcttcttCACACAACTGGTGCTTTATGTTATGATGACTATCGGTATCCCTAGCTGGGGCTTCAG TGGGTGGATCGTGAGTTTAGCCGCTCTTAGCACAAACAAGGCAGTGGGTGTGATCATGATGATAAATGCTGTGCTCTTCACCGCTCAGGCAGCCATGGGAGTGGTGCTGCTCAAGAGG GTTCATTCTATGTACAGGCAGACCGAAGCGAGCTTCGAGAAAGCCCAGGCTGAGTTTGCTACCGGTGTCCTTTCCAATCAGGCAGTGCGCCAGGCAGCCACCAATGCCACTGTTTCTGCCGCTCAAGGCGCCTTCACCGCACCCCGGTAG
- the crabp2b gene encoding cellular retinoic acid-binding protein 2b, translated as METNTERTFADFSGSWKMKSSENFEELLKALGVNVFLRKIAVAAASKPAVEIAQQGESLSIQTSTSVRTTHVSFTVGESFNEATVDGRSCTSFPKWETDRKIACEQKLQKGEGPETSWTRELTNDGQMILTMRAGDVVCTRVYERD; from the exons ATGGAGACGAACACGGAGCGAACGTTTGCTGACTTCTCTGGAtcctggaaaatgaaaagttccGAAAATTTCGAGGAACTTTTAAAAGCTCTCG GCGTAAACGTCTTTCTGAGGAAGATTGCAGTCGCTGCAGCTTCCAAACCGGCCGTAGAGATTGCGCAGCAGGGGGAAAGCCTCTCCATTCAGACCTCCACTAGTGTGCGGACCACTCATGTGTCCTTCACGGTGGGCGAGTCCTTCAACGAGGCTACAGTGGATGGACGCTCGTGCACA AGTTTTCCAAAATGGGAGACAGACCGTAAAATCGCTTGTGAGCAGAAGCTGCAGAAGGGAGAGGGGCCGGAGACATCATGGACACGTGAACTGACCAATGATGGCCAGATGATTCTC ACCATGAGAGCCGGAGATGTTGTCTGCACCCGTGTGTATGAACGAGACTGA